The genomic region GATAATTTGCTGTTCATTTTTTGATTGAGATAATTTGTGACAGGCTCTAATAATGCTCAGTTTGGAAAGATCGATTTATAAACTGGATTTTGGATTTTGTAAAAGTGTGAGTTCATTGCAAGCTTGGAATATTCATTTGTAACTACATTATGCAACAGTAAAAAcgagagaaaaaaacaaaaattaaaaattccttgATCAGCTGTGAGCTGTCATGAATAATTACCATGTTGCCACGTATTaataaaaagaggaaaaactCGTTAATGGGCCTTATTGTTTCataatttgttcaaatttttatttttggaacagttattaaaatatagtaaattttcaatgtctcaaattaatttgacaataatttttaaattatataacaAAAACTGGGAAGAAAAATTTGCCAAATGTCAAACACATTAAGTAATTAGTCACATATagggaatatttttatacgtCCTAGATTTGATTCAAGGTAACTCTTAAAAGAATTGGCAACATTGATTGATCCGTGGTGTGTGCAGGTACCTGAGTGAACCAGTGAAACCGAGTTCAAAATCAATGTGCTTTTGTGTAAGATATAACTATGTGATTTTAGAAGCGTTTTCGATTTTCGGCATGTCGTGATCTTTCTATAGTACCTACTCtagtaatataaaattgattattcaGCTTATGCCACGATGGTAGATAAAAAACATTTGGCATTATCCGACTTAATAAAATCAGTCCACCAGCAGTTACGAGAGGACAGCAAACGTTGTGGTGCTGAATTAGCTTGGTCCAGCCACTGTAGAAATAAGGAAAAACTATCGGAATATGCAGCTGCTATGCAGGACTTGGCCATAAATCATTGGGAtaggaagaaaaataataatcagaaaGTAGTTTCCAGAATTATATGGCTGTATGAGGCATGTAAAACATACTTTAATAATATCGAAGAGTTTCGTCAAAGGGAATGTTATGTGTTTCAAACTTGCATTGGCAAAACTGAAAACCTAGAAACTTTACCGATAAAGCCAATAAGTAGAGGTACTAAATATACTCTATTGGACGTCGGCAGTTGTTACAATCCTTTTTCTCagtttgagatatttgatgTTACTCCCATTGACATTGCTGCTGCAACCACAGAAGTGTTGATCTGCGACTTTTTAAATGTTCCCACTGGCGATAACACAATTGTCAAGCACCGACATCTTCTACAGCTTCAAGAAGATTACTATGATATTGTAGTATTTAGTCTCCTATTAGagtattttccaaatactGAACAGAGGCTGAAATGTTGTCTAAAGGCATATCGCTTGTTAAGAAGTGATGGTATTTTAGCCATAGTTACTCCAGACTCAAATCATGTAGGTTCAAAtaccaaaatttataaatcttGGCAGTGCATTTTAGCTGAAAATGGCTTTATTCGagttaaatatgaaaaactgCCACATCTTCATTGTATGTTATTTCGTAAAGCACTATTTCCTTTAGTTGCTAAAAGATGGGCTACAGTACATaagagtaaaaaattttataaagacATGTTTATCCCTCAAGACTTCAAAGaaattgatataaaataaacgaCATAGCCAGACATTGATTTCAAGAAAGAAGAGTGtagtgataatttttttatgccactTTCCTACTTTGCAGTGTTTCAAATAAGTAAATGCCTCATAAATAAGCAATGTGTGTGctttaataatataatctTAAGTACTTAAATGGGAACttgaaataacatttttttacagtgATTTTATATACATGTACGTTaagaaatttctattaaaatttttttcattgcgGCGAATCCagtaatttccaataaaatgataaaaaatcgTCCACATTGATGGAACTCAATCATTAAGATTATTCAAACATTTTGCATGGTGTACGACTAGAATGGATAGGAAGattatttttcgagaaaaaaatgtcgatTACCTTTTGAATTAATACTACATGTAAGTGAAATCGCCCACGACAATAAACAGTCTAGTCACTCTATATTTCAAGCTTTGGAAATATCTTCAGCCTGAGGACTAAGCCATCTGATACATGATTAGTCTCTTATGATGtataagaaaattgtttatgtacgggatatttctaaatattaaagaagtaCATGGTCatcatttcaaagaaaaccGTAATAATGTTGAGTAACTCTGATGTAACTAACTAAGAAGAAGTGCTCTTTAGGCTCCAAGGCTGAGCGATTCTTTTCAATGACTCGCTTACATAGTCTGTAGTTAATCCTGACTATCTAAAACGAGAATATGGTGACGAATTATTGCCTGCCTTTTGATGCAGAAGCTGTGTAGCAGATGAGAGATTAGAGCACATTTTGGCTCTCTCTTCTGCGTATTCAAATTATGGTTTGAATAATGTACCTAGGATAACCAGTACTTTTCTATAGCGATCACTGAAAGAACCTGCTATTAGTAGTTTTGTTGGCTTTAAAAATTCAGGGGCAGATTTCTTGATCAATATACGGGTCGTTGtaaattagttaattaatgTTCTAAAGTGATTGGATTCCTGCCTCAATAGGAAATAATGTGGAGTATAAGACAAATATAAGATAAAGaaacacattttaattagCAGAAACCATTACgtattataaacaaaactatAGATACCTATTTGCATCCTATGAGTGCAATTTCATAACATTTTCAATCCAATTTTTATATGCAGAGACTTTCACATACACTCCAGGTTTGTTTGCGTATCCACAGCGTTGACCCCATGAAGTGAGTCCGTAGAGGGTAAATACCCCTGTAAAAAAGGACAATATGTTTCTTATTTTGTACATTTGAGAGAGGATTATCGAATATAGCGTGTCTCAGATtagttaaagtttaaattatagTACCATCGTTCAAGCATGCCAATGGACCTCCACTGTCCCCATCACATGCATCCACACCTTCGGTAAGGTAGCCAGCACAGATCATCCCGGCTCCAATGTTTTCCCCGTATATATGAGCCATTTTACAAACATCCATCTTTTGTATGGGTATCCAAGCTGCACGAAGTTTGTGAGAATATGCTGTAAATGTAGTGAACTCAATATTGATAATGtattctaaaatttaataacaaaattacaaacCTGACTTTCCGGTTTCGACAGTTCCAAATCCGGATATAGTGCAGTTTAAATTTCGTTCATAATCTGCAGATTCGTCCGGCAAACAAATGGGCTGAATGTCCTGATTTAGTTTAAATCCCTCGCCTTTCAAGAGAATCATCGCTATGTCGTTTCCCATCTTATGGCCCTTTCTGAAGTCTTCGTGTAGATAGTACTCTTCGATGAACGCTTGTTGTTCAGTACCTTATAATACCTGTATGTTTTgatagaattaattatttcgagtAAAATGACTACCTTCGTCTTCGTCCACATTGTATTCGCCGGCCACTACAATATATGCTCCTTTTGGATAGCCTTCAAGGCAATGTGCAGCAGTTAGAACCCATCTGGAAGCAATGACTACTGCTCCACACCAGTGGGATGATTTACCTTGACCATTTATTCTTAGGGCTGCCTAGATAAGTTGCAAGTCGAAAATCGATGGatgtaaaaatggacaaaaagcacattttaacCATTAGAATTTTTGGgtgaaagaatttatttaaaagtctTTATTTTTACTTGCCTGCCAAGGATAGTCTCCAGGGCTAGCTACAGAACCCTGCACTACTCGAAAGTGTAGATCTTCACtttgaaggaaaatattgTCTTTTCTATATCCACACCCAATAGGCGCTATAGAAGAGTTTCTATTATCTGTAAGAAGTAAATTgtgatattaattaattggcGTGCCAGACGCTGATCAATTGACCTAAATTATGTATACTTGCAGACCCGGGTGTACCACCACTATTCATTCTCTTTGCTTCAATATAAATACCAGTTCCCCCACATATTACCCCCACATCCTCGGAATGATCACAGTTACTCTCGCCCCAATCCCAATGAGTGCACTTTTCCAAAGCCGTTTCATTTCCTTTGCATGATACCTGATCTAACCATATAGGACCGTTACCTATAAAGGCATACAAATCACCATTCTATTGTTATGAGACCGAACGGCTACTTTGTCCGAAGTATGCATCTTTCTTCACGAAAGCTGGCCCAGAATATCCCAGTGAACTACACACGATTTTAGCAGCATCTTCGTTGAAGTCATCATCACAAATGGAACCCCATATACCGAAGTGTCTAATTTCTAGTCTGCCTTCTCGCGCATTGCTTCCGTTTACGAGTCTTAAGGCAGTAGGAGCCTAAACACGATATTCGTTAAAATGTACTGtggattgatattttttacaatcGTTTGtgagtttattttgaaatggTTTGAAGGGATATGAAGTAAATTTCTAGGTAAAATATAGTAGTAAATACGGGCTGCAAAGCTTTTACATGCCAATATGCACTCGTCGCTGAACGACTTCGTGCGTAGATTTTTTACTCGTGGATAATAAGCTTCTTACATCCTGTATTCCATAACATGCTATTGTGTAAATCGAGGGCACTGTGTTGAAATTGACATATCATATATATATTGACATATcaccattttctttaacagcACCTTGCACACGaatcaaagtttgcaaaatGAGAAACGAGTTAATAAGAGTAAAATAAGACACATTAAACATACATTGCAATGATGACCCGCTTCATCCGAATTATCTGAGCAATCGTCCAATCCATCACAAACAAAAGGCATCCGTACACATTCGTTGCCAGTGTCGCATTTCCAATAATCCGGTCTGCACGATTCCTCCGGCGTTCTACATATCACTCCTGCTATCTACagaccaaaaaaatatatatatggaaaaattatctGCAGTATacaagaaatttttgaaaaaaagagaatattTGCCTCATTGTCTGCACAGTTATGAATGCCCCACCCGGCGAAGTTGCATTGCATGATGCTGGTCTCGTTACCGAAGCATTCAATGTCGTCCATCATGTAAAGGGTGTTCTTCTCTTCTAAGCTTTTTGCGTAATGTGAGTTGCCTTAAACgggataattttatatttattggtATCGGAGAAAATTGACACGGAGGTACCTTTTACTTCCAGAGCCCCGAGGGGGAAGCCTAATTCTTTACACAAGACATTGGCGTCAGTGATTTCAAACTGATCGTCGCAGATGTATCCAGTTTTTTTGAAGACTGAAAAAGTATTGTTGTGTCTTACATGTGGCAGATATTTTACGGGAAAGTTCAATTGCGAAATGGAAGATCGTCTTCGAATCTAGTCTTATCCCAACAATTGTCGAATCTAAACCTGTATTAAAATTCTTACCCGTAACTTCAATTCGGCCTTCATTAGGTTGGTCTCCACCTGCCAATTTGACTCTGTATCCGAAATCTTCAGCTCTGCAATCTTTTTCATCAGCCCGGTCGCCACAATCATCGTAACTTGGAAAAGCAGAAATGATAACTGAGTTGAGGTGTGTAAGTGTGTGTTACGTATTTATGATTATTCCGATTgaacattttactttaaattgagttaaaaaaaaatgttttagcaATTTCAGCTGGCCTTACCCATCGCAAATTCGATTTGAATCAAGACATTTCCCATTAGGGCACTTATGCTTGTTAGAACAATCTAACGAAGTTGCTTTTCTTTCATAATAATCGCATGGATAGTAATTTTTCAGAGCGCCAGTTAATCCAATATTCTCACTCGTTAGGAAGCACGCTTTATCAACTTTCCTGCAATGTCGAAAACGTATGTGAATGAAACtcgaaaaatttacttttagttaatcgtgaaaatgcaacaagatatTTCGTAGCATGTGTATGGGTCTGTACAAGGTCTTTACGCCAGAATGTTCATCCTCCTtgacttttttgtttgaagacttagaaaaatgtatcaaatacAAAAGTTGTCTAGAATTTCTTTCGACATTTTGagatgttaaagaaaaaaccatTTCACATCGTCTTTCCGAGATATGACTGAAACTTCCTTTGTTTTAAATCCTGCATATTATTATTAGATATATTATAGGCTCCtcgttttgttttcaaaaatatagagtttaataatattatttctattatCTCTCTCTGGTCAAGCAAAACCGAGAGCCAGCAACTAGGCAAAGcacagttttttattttggacacATAAAATATGTCGCGGCTGCGTCGAAGGCCGTTTTACACACTAAGActataatatgttttttagcATGtgatttacaaaataattcgATACATAATTTACGTATCTCTTGTTTTCTACAGTGTCCAAGATACCATATTTAGTGtaaattttatgagttttgATTAGAAAACAGTTTAGTTGATCCTGTGTTACTACAGAAATGTTAAATCACAACAAAAAGGTTGGGGTAAAATTGTCTTAGAAAGAACAGTTATTTGACGAGGCAGTGAGGTTTAATTTCGGTTTAAAACTTTGTTCCCGGAGTCATTCACAAGAGCAGTAAAATAGAGAAATGATGTAGATTGGTTACTTTTAGAAAGGGGCATAGCAAATTTGATGAGATTTATTTGATGGTGTTCCATCTTTTCGATTCGCCTTGGAAAGTAAatgttcggcaaatgattcaGCTACACACGCATTATAcaatatgattttatttattggggcgtatatttttttttgtaaatttttacagACGTTCACTTACGAGTTTTGATAAAGAGGTATGTCGATTTTGGTTAACCACGTAAGaaagtataaaaattaagGTGGCATCACCTATTAGCTAGCTCGAAACAGAGATTtaagttcaatttttctacCTGATAAAAGTGAAACGAATTACTGAATTAATTTCATCGTCACTGACCTATAGTTGAATGATTTACATTCAAACTTCCTGCTATCCATGCACAACAATGCGCATGTTGAATAAGTCACGTTGTCCCATCTCTGCTTTTCTAGGACGTCTAGCCTCGAGTCCTTATAAGGCTTGAATTCATCCAAATATGTCTGGCAGAACTTTTCGTCTTTACCATCATCACAGTCCTGCAATAAAACGTGCAAACGTGAATCTTAATggtaatatgaaaaaaaaacttcaaatgcGGCTTTTCGGCTTATTGGCTTCATCAGACGAATGTGCGTAAAAAATAGGTACATACATCATACTGCGCATGCCTGAAGACAGAGGCTCATGCAGGTGCAACTTGGAAACGTTTGAACAGTTCAAACTTCGTCTGCAAGCAAACTGAAGAGTTTGGCAGGTGAACAAATGAATAAAACTCAGTcaaatccaaaaattaaaattcaaggcACATTTTACCTCAAAATATCATGAAGTATTCAAGTACTCTTCgttcagatttaaaaaagttttccaatGCACCTACCAAATTACTTACCCGCACATTATCGCACACAAAATTCTTATCCACACAAGTCTTCTTGTCACACTGGAAATCAGTATTGTAGCACCGAGTCTTCCTTTTCTTTTCAACTTGAACATTTTCAGGTGCCAATGTAACTGGTTCGCCATTTTCGTACTCAAACACGTAGTCAGCCTCGATGTCCGTAGGAGGCGTATCCGGAAACGAAGGAGGCCACACTTTAGCCTGCTGCTTCTGATATTTCGAAGTTGTAGTACCGTAACTTATACTTCGCGATTCGTTCGGATCAAATATGTCTGTGTAATCCGACGATTTTTGGTTGTTCAATCCACCTGAAATTGGTTGGATTGGTTCACTCAGTGGTTCTACTCGTAAGTGTTGCTCAGATTGAGAGGGGATTTTCATTATGTGGTGGTACCTGTCGTCAGGTGATGACACAAAAGCTGCTGTGGAGGAAAATCAGTAAGGAAGTCAGGAGGAAAGAAATTCAATGAATGATTGAGACTGAATTAGGGAGTAGGCTATATCTTAACCTGCAGTCCTTACAGTGGAGGCACCATAAAAGTTGCTCTCGTCTTCAGTATCTTGATGTTGCCCTGTTGTTGACGGCTTAACAGTTGCCCACTTCCCGTACGAAAATTGAACTGAATGATCATATGGTTTTGGACtggtaattaataaaactcgAGATTCATCCCCAAGATCTTCTTGTTGCCCTTGTTCGCCAGTCCTGTGATTGCAGCTTTTACCTCGACATCCTGCATTAACTTACTTAATTTAGTTGTTGTCAGTTTGGTGCTACTAACACGTTTTACCTTGATGATCCAGGAAAGAAGGGTAATGCCTTACATTTCGATCTTCCTGACCTTCTTGTGAATTTTGACCTTGATTGTTACAATGCGTTCCTCGACATTCATGCTGGATAGAATTTGTAGAATGACCGTTTGAGTTGTAGCCTT from Euwallacea fornicatus isolate EFF26 chromosome 29, ASM4011564v1, whole genome shotgun sequence harbors:
- the LOC136347483 gene encoding uncharacterized protein isoform X2; the protein is MFWIKIFFIWVCIAETFAIYNPNDIDQTSKPYTSGIKIKSSHYKTLAEPYYHTNYSKVHIQHKNYISSFLNETKTSDRSYQDIQSHPVYISEDDANKIENLLSEHNLNIVDKDTLNSRVVYKRKIDKSKNSRAFNRCPKGASGQFAYDAACNQYLDCWKGKGGPRNCAPGTLFNPTTLECDYPQKVECLSMSAVNSADSQKSAKIQTYRQAQCLKDFTGLIPHYSDCSKFFQCNNGQQTPRDCPPGTLFDTNLNICNHAKETTCFSGQGTSSHIREEYGGSTDFFGSQYHTQYTIPQDRSHHGTRDSHRYVSSQYQQANSALKQGTVYIQYVMCNPSQEDCTNFKQGIFVLGPSGALCNPKNQQCGQGSYIPSDRVQSSSRGRASQQAGTYYIKYVMCNTLEEDCSPYQMGVVEASYGASGELQNIPPSQLCNPQTQNCGDMLQVSSPSSQSYTSESGVRAFREYSDGSYSGGAGCNPLVQNCGQPQSSNAGSRGYRQDYSSNGENRQSGSDFYGSAGSAITGGYSASTSFYNSRITPRPNYNKICSHGVGSCYSGITSAPSKPKCPEGFQGVTKHPHDCKKFLNCANGITYIQDCGPGTLFNPILSVCDFPYNVDCKNGETKTTTVDYGTYLYPDFEYARTNNRDFKLPPEYIGNDSGKSQNNYNQNGCQGRQCNNQPGQFPTDYPTNSNQYGQSPGAIYGCQGLQCITTNGNPANFNKNTYDQQGYNSNGHSTNSIQHECRGTHCNNQGQNSQEGQEDRNVRHYPSFLDHQGCRGKSCNHRTGEQGQQEDLGDESRVLLITSPKPYDHSVQFSYGKWATVKPSTTGQHQDTEDESNFYGASTVRTAAFVSSPDDRYHHIMKIPSQSEQHLRVEPLSEPIQPISGGLNNQKSSDYTDIFDPNESRSISYGTTTSKYQKQQAKVWPPSFPDTPPTDIEADYVFEYENGEPVTLAPENVQVEKKRKTRCYNTDFQCDKKTCVDKNFVCDNVRDCDDGKDEKFCQTYLDEFKPYKDSRLDVLEKQRWDNVTYSTCALLCMDSRKFECKSFNYRKVDKACFLTSENIGLTGALKNYYPCDYYERKATSLDCSNKHKCPNGKCLDSNRICDGYDDCGDRADEKDCRAEDFGYRVKLAGGDQPNEGRIEVTVFKKTGYICDDQFEITDANVLCKELGFPLGALEVKGNSHYAKSLEEKNTLYMMDDIECFGNETSIMQCNFAGWGIHNCADNEIAGVICRTPEESCRPDYWKCDTGNECVRMPFVCDGLDDCSDNSDEAGHHCNAPTALRLVNGSNAREGRLEIRHFGIWGSICDDDFNEDAAKIVCSSLGYSGPAFVKKDAYFGQSNGPIWLDQVSCKGNETALEKCTHWDWGESNCDHSEDVGVICGGTGIYIEAKRMNSGGTPGSASIHNLDNRNSSIAPIGCGYRKDNIFLQSEDLHFRVVQGSVASPGDYPWQATLRINGQGKSSHWCGAVVIASRWVLTAAHCLEGYPKGAYIVVAGEYNVDEDEGTEQQAFIEEYYLHEDFRKGHKMGNDIAMILLKGEGFKLNQDIQPICLPDESADYERNLNCTISGFGTVETGKSAYSHKLRAAWIPIQKMDVCKMAHIYGENIGAGMICAGYLTEGVDACDGDSGGPLACLNDGVFTLYGLTSWGQRCGYANKPGVYVKVSAYKNWIENVMKLHS
- the LOC136347483 gene encoding uncharacterized protein isoform X3, producing the protein MFWIKIFFIWVCIAETFAIYNPNDIDQTSKPYTSGIKIKSSHYKTLAEPYYHTNYSKVHIQHKNYISSFLNETKTSDRSYQDIQSHPVYISEDDANKIENLLSEHNLNIVDKDTLNSRVVYKRKIDKSKNSRAFNRCPKGASGQFAYDAACNQYLDCWKGKGGPRNCAPGTLFNPTTLECDYPQKVECLTVNSADSQKSAKIQTYRQAQCLKDFTGLIPHYSDCSKFFQCNNGQQTPRDCPPGTLFDTNLNICNHAKETTCFSGQGTSSHIREEYGGSTDFFGSQYHTQYTIPQDRSHHGTRDSHRYVSSQYQQANSALKQGTVYIQYVMCNPSQEDCTNFKQGIFVLGPSGALCNPKNQQCGQGSYIPSDRVQSSSRGRASQQAGTYYIKYVMCNTLEEDCSPYQMGVVEASYGASGELQNIPPSQLCNPQTQNCGDMLQVSSPSSQSYTSESGVRAFREYSDGSYSGGAGCNPLVQNCGQPQSSNAGSRGYRQDYSSNGENRQSGSDFYGSAGSAITGGYSASTSFYNSRITPRPNYNKICSHGVGSCYSGITSAPSKPKCPEGFQGVTKHPHDCKKFLNCANGITYIQDCGPGTLFNPILSVCDFPYNVDCKNGETKTTTVDYGTYLYPDFEYARTNNRDFKLPPEYIGNDSGKSQNNYNQNGCQGRQCNNQPGQFPTDYPTNSNQYGQSPGAIYGCQGLQCITTNGNPANFNKNTYDQQGYNSNGHSTNSIQHECRGTHCNNQGQNSQEGQEDRNVRHYPSFLDHQGCRGKSCNHRTGEQGQQEDLGDESRVLLITSPKPYDHSVQFSYGKWATVKPSTTGQHQDTEDESNFYGASTVRTAAAFVSSPDDRYHHIMKIPSQSEQHLRVEPLSEPIQPISGGLNNQKSSDYTDIFDPNESRSISYGTTTSKYQKQQAKVWPPSFPDTPPTDIEADYVFEYENGEPVTLAPENVQVEKKRKTRCYNTDFQCDKKTCVDKNFVCDNVRDCDDGKDEKFCQTYLDEFKPYKDSRLDVLEKQRWDNVTYSTCALLCMDSRKFECKSFNYRKVDKACFLTSENIGLTGALKNYYPCDYYERKATSLDCSNKHKCPNGKCLDSNRICDGYDDCGDRADEKDCRAEDFGYRVKLAGGDQPNEGRIEVTVFKKTGYICDDQFEITDANVLCKELGFPLGALEVKGNSHYAKSLEEKNTLYMMDDIECFGNETSIMQCNFAGWGIHNCADNEIAGVICRTPEESCRPDYWKCDTGNECVRMPFVCDGLDDCSDNSDEAGHHCNAPTALRLVNGSNAREGRLEIRHFGIWGSICDDDFNEDAAKIVCSSLGYSGPAFVKKDAYFGQSNGPIWLDQVSCKGNETALEKCTHWDWGESNCDHSEDVGVICGGTGIYIEAKRMNSGGTPGSASIHNLDNRNSSIAPIGCGYRKDNIFLQSEDLHFRVVQGSVASPGDYPWQATLRINGQGKSSHWCGAVVIASRWVLTAAHCLEGYPKGAYIVVAGEYNVDEDEGTEQQAFIEEYYLHEDFRKGHKMGNDIAMILLKGEGFKLNQDIQPICLPDESADYERNLNCTISGFGTVETGKSAYSHKLRAAWIPIQKMDVCKMAHIYGENIGAGMICAGYLTEGVDACDGDSGGPLACLNDGVFTLYGLTSWGQRCGYANKPGVYVKVSAYKNWIENVMKLHS
- the LOC136347483 gene encoding uncharacterized protein isoform X4 yields the protein MFWIKIFFIWVCIAETFAIYNPNDIDQTSKPYTSGIKIKSSHYKTLAEPYYHTNYSKVHIQHKNYISSFLNETKTSDRSYQDIQSHPVYISEDDANKIENLLSEHNLNIVDKDTLNSRVVYKRKIDKSKNSRAFNRCPKGASGQFAYDAACNQYLDCWKGKGGPRNCAPGTLFNPTTLECDYPQKVECLSMSAVNSADSQKSAKIQTYRQAQCLKDFTGLIPHYSDCSKFFQCNNGQQTPRDCPPGTLFDTNLNICNHAKETTCFSGQGTSSHIREEYGGSTDFFGSQYHTQYTIPQDRSHHGTRDSHRYVSSQYQQANSALKQGTVYIQYVMCNPSQEDCTNFKQGIFVLGPSGALCNPKNQQCGQGSYIPSDRVQSSSRGRASQQAGTYYIKYVMCNTLEEDCSPYQMGVVEASYGASGELQNIPPSQLCNPQTQNCGDMLQVSSPSSQSYTSESGVRAFREYSDGSYSGGAGCNPLVQNCGQPQSSNAGSRGYRQDYSSNGENRQSGSDFYGSAGSAITGGYSASTSFYNSRITPRPNYNKICSHGVGSCYSGITSAPSKPKCPEGFQGVTKHPHDCKKFLNCANGITYIQDCGPGTLFNPILSVCDFPYNVDCKNGETKTTTVDYGTYLYPDFEYARTNNRDFKLPPEYIGNDSGKSQNNYNQNGCQGRQCNNQPGQFPTDYPTNSNQYGQSPGAIYGCQGLQCITTNGNPANFNKNTYDQQGYNSNGHSTNSIQHECRGTHCNNQGQNSQEGQEDRNVRHYPSFLDHQGCRGKSCNHRTGEQGQQEDLGDESRVLLITSPKPYDHSVQFSYGKWATVKPSTTGQHQDTEDESNFYGASTVRTAGGLNNQKSSDYTDIFDPNESRSISYGTTTSKYQKQQAKVWPPSFPDTPPTDIEADYVFEYENGEPVTLAPENVQVEKKRKTRCYNTDFQCDKKTCVDKNFVCDNVRDCDDGKDEKFCQTYLDEFKPYKDSRLDVLEKQRWDNVTYSTCALLCMDSRKFECKSFNYRKVDKACFLTSENIGLTGALKNYYPCDYYERKATSLDCSNKHKCPNGKCLDSNRICDGYDDCGDRADEKDCRAEDFGYRVKLAGGDQPNEGRIEVTVFKKTGYICDDQFEITDANVLCKELGFPLGALEVKGNSHYAKSLEEKNTLYMMDDIECFGNETSIMQCNFAGWGIHNCADNEIAGVICRTPEESCRPDYWKCDTGNECVRMPFVCDGLDDCSDNSDEAGHHCNAPTALRLVNGSNAREGRLEIRHFGIWGSICDDDFNEDAAKIVCSSLGYSGPAFVKKDAYFGQSNGPIWLDQVSCKGNETALEKCTHWDWGESNCDHSEDVGVICGGTGIYIEAKRMNSGGTPGSASIHNLDNRNSSIAPIGCGYRKDNIFLQSEDLHFRVVQGSVASPGDYPWQATLRINGQGKSSHWCGAVVIASRWVLTAAHCLEGYPKGAYIVVAGEYNVDEDEGTEQQAFIEEYYLHEDFRKGHKMGNDIAMILLKGEGFKLNQDIQPICLPDESADYERNLNCTISGFGTVETGKSAYSHKLRAAWIPIQKMDVCKMAHIYGENIGAGMICAGYLTEGVDACDGDSGGPLACLNDGVFTLYGLTSWGQRCGYANKPGVYVKVSAYKNWIENVMKLHS
- the LOC136347483 gene encoding uncharacterized protein isoform X1; this translates as MFWIKIFFIWVCIAETFAIYNPNDIDQTSKPYTSGIKIKSSHYKTLAEPYYHTNYSKVHIQHKNYISSFLNETKTSDRSYQDIQSHPVYISEDDANKIENLLSEHNLNIVDKDTLNSRVVYKRKIDKSKNSRAFNRCPKGASGQFAYDAACNQYLDCWKGKGGPRNCAPGTLFNPTTLECDYPQKVECLSMSAVNSADSQKSAKIQTYRQAQCLKDFTGLIPHYSDCSKFFQCNNGQQTPRDCPPGTLFDTNLNICNHAKETTCFSGQGTSSHIREEYGGSTDFFGSQYHTQYTIPQDRSHHGTRDSHRYVSSQYQQANSALKQGTVYIQYVMCNPSQEDCTNFKQGIFVLGPSGALCNPKNQQCGQGSYIPSDRVQSSSRGRASQQAGTYYIKYVMCNTLEEDCSPYQMGVVEASYGASGELQNIPPSQLCNPQTQNCGDMLQVSSPSSQSYTSESGVRAFREYSDGSYSGGAGCNPLVQNCGQPQSSNAGSRGYRQDYSSNGENRQSGSDFYGSAGSAITGGYSASTSFYNSRITPRPNYNKICSHGVGSCYSGITSAPSKPKCPEGFQGVTKHPHDCKKFLNCANGITYIQDCGPGTLFNPILSVCDFPYNVDCKNGETKTTTVDYGTYLYPDFEYARTNNRDFKLPPEYIGNDSGKSQNNYNQNGCQGRQCNNQPGQFPTDYPTNSNQYGQSPGAIYGCQGLQCITTNGNPANFNKNTYDQQGYNSNGHSTNSIQHECRGTHCNNQGQNSQEGQEDRNVRHYPSFLDHQGCRGKSCNHRTGEQGQQEDLGDESRVLLITSPKPYDHSVQFSYGKWATVKPSTTGQHQDTEDESNFYGASTVRTAAAFVSSPDDRYHHIMKIPSQSEQHLRVEPLSEPIQPISGGLNNQKSSDYTDIFDPNESRSISYGTTTSKYQKQQAKVWPPSFPDTPPTDIEADYVFEYENGEPVTLAPENVQVEKKRKTRCYNTDFQCDKKTCVDKNFVCDNVRDCDDGKDEKFCQTYLDEFKPYKDSRLDVLEKQRWDNVTYSTCALLCMDSRKFECKSFNYRKVDKACFLTSENIGLTGALKNYYPCDYYERKATSLDCSNKHKCPNGKCLDSNRICDGYDDCGDRADEKDCRAEDFGYRVKLAGGDQPNEGRIEVTVFKKTGYICDDQFEITDANVLCKELGFPLGALEVKGNSHYAKSLEEKNTLYMMDDIECFGNETSIMQCNFAGWGIHNCADNEIAGVICRTPEESCRPDYWKCDTGNECVRMPFVCDGLDDCSDNSDEAGHHCNAPTALRLVNGSNAREGRLEIRHFGIWGSICDDDFNEDAAKIVCSSLGYSGPAFVKKDAYFGQSNGPIWLDQVSCKGNETALEKCTHWDWGESNCDHSEDVGVICGGTGIYIEAKRMNSGGTPGSASIHNLDNRNSSIAPIGCGYRKDNIFLQSEDLHFRVVQGSVASPGDYPWQATLRINGQGKSSHWCGAVVIASRWVLTAAHCLEGYPKGAYIVVAGEYNVDEDEGTEQQAFIEEYYLHEDFRKGHKMGNDIAMILLKGEGFKLNQDIQPICLPDESADYERNLNCTISGFGTVETGKSAYSHKLRAAWIPIQKMDVCKMAHIYGENIGAGMICAGYLTEGVDACDGDSGGPLACLNDGVFTLYGLTSWGQRCGYANKPGVYVKVSAYKNWIENVMKLHS